One window from the genome of Mumia sp. ZJ1417 encodes:
- a CDS encoding biotin carboxylase N-terminal domain-containing protein: MTETPRFTSVLVANRGEIALRVIRAVQAAGLRAIAVHSDLDAGAPHVRLADHAEHVASYLDVDAILDAARRSGAQAVHPGYGFLSERADAARAVVDAGLVWIGPSPDVIDLMGRKDRAREVAERAGVPVTRRYDLGGEVAYPVLVKAAAGGGGKGMRIVRDPADLTDAVAAAGREAAAAFGDDTLLVEEYVEHGRHVEVQVIGDEHGTVLHLFERDCSAQRRHQKVLEEAPAPTISAATRARLTEAAVALSREVGYVNAGTVEFLVHDADAVPGEEKIAFLEMNTRLQVEHPVTEAITGLDLVALQLHVAQGLPLPLAQGDVTATGHAIEARVYAEDPYAGFLPQAGRATTVVWPEHVRVDAALQSGAVVTTSYDPMLGKVIARGPDRDSARAALVDALDRTAIFGVTTNTGFLRRLVASDAFGESRIDTAWLDSPAAQELTTRPSAPDAAARAAALAWADSHARPAGDPFGAADGWRSGGDPAPVLVSLVDADDTPVEIALPVGSYVGALDTQPVALDAGGVTVAYEGQTWTFRHPDPARDRAAEGSGDADVVSPMPGTVLSLAVTEGEIVSEGQVLGVVEAMKMELALKAPYDGAVTHVGVAVGDQVALGALLFRVENA; encoded by the coding sequence ATGACCGAGACCCCCCGATTCACCTCCGTCCTTGTGGCCAACCGGGGCGAGATCGCGCTGCGGGTGATCCGCGCGGTGCAGGCCGCCGGGCTGCGCGCGATCGCGGTGCACTCCGACCTCGATGCCGGTGCGCCGCACGTCCGGCTCGCCGATCACGCCGAGCACGTGGCGTCGTACCTCGACGTCGACGCGATCCTCGACGCCGCGCGGCGCAGCGGAGCGCAGGCGGTGCACCCCGGGTACGGGTTCCTGTCGGAGCGTGCGGATGCGGCGCGTGCCGTCGTCGACGCCGGACTGGTGTGGATCGGGCCGAGCCCGGACGTCATCGACCTCATGGGACGCAAGGACCGCGCGCGCGAGGTCGCCGAGCGCGCCGGCGTTCCCGTGACGCGACGGTACGACCTCGGGGGCGAGGTCGCGTACCCGGTCCTCGTCAAGGCGGCTGCCGGTGGTGGCGGCAAGGGCATGCGCATCGTCCGCGACCCCGCCGACCTCACGGACGCGGTCGCCGCCGCCGGTCGCGAGGCCGCGGCGGCGTTCGGCGACGACACGCTGCTCGTCGAGGAGTACGTCGAGCACGGCCGCCACGTCGAGGTGCAGGTCATCGGCGACGAGCACGGCACCGTCCTCCACCTCTTCGAGCGCGACTGCTCCGCGCAGCGTCGCCATCAGAAGGTCCTGGAGGAGGCGCCAGCCCCGACGATCTCCGCAGCGACGCGCGCGCGGCTCACCGAGGCGGCGGTCGCGCTGTCGCGCGAGGTCGGGTACGTCAACGCCGGCACGGTCGAGTTCCTCGTGCACGACGCCGACGCTGTGCCCGGCGAGGAGAAGATCGCCTTCCTCGAGATGAACACCCGCCTCCAGGTCGAGCACCCCGTCACCGAGGCGATCACCGGGCTCGACCTCGTCGCGCTCCAGCTGCACGTGGCCCAGGGCCTCCCGCTGCCGCTGGCGCAAGGCGACGTCACCGCGACCGGGCACGCGATCGAGGCACGCGTCTATGCCGAGGACCCGTACGCCGGGTTTCTTCCGCAGGCCGGCCGCGCGACCACCGTCGTCTGGCCCGAGCACGTCCGCGTCGACGCCGCGCTGCAGTCCGGTGCGGTGGTGACCACCTCGTACGACCCGATGCTCGGCAAGGTGATCGCGCGCGGGCCCGACCGCGACTCCGCCCGCGCCGCGCTCGTGGATGCGCTCGACCGTACGGCGATCTTCGGCGTCACGACCAACACCGGCTTCCTGCGGCGGCTCGTGGCCTCCGACGCGTTCGGGGAGTCGCGGATCGACACAGCGTGGCTCGACTCGCCGGCCGCGCAGGAGCTCACCACCCGCCCCTCCGCACCGGACGCGGCGGCGCGTGCGGCCGCCCTCGCCTGGGCGGACTCGCACGCCCGTCCTGCGGGCGACCCGTTCGGCGCCGCGGACGGCTGGCGCTCGGGGGGCGACCCGGCACCGGTCCTCGTGTCGCTCGTGGACGCCGACGACACGCCGGTCGAGATCGCGCTGCCCGTCGGCTCGTACGTCGGCGCCCTCGACACGCAGCCCGTGGCGCTCGACGCCGGCGGGGTCACTGTCGCGTACGAAGGCCAGACGTGGACATTCCGTCATCCCGACCCTGCCCGCGACCGCGCGGCGGAGGGCAGCGGTGACGCGGATGTCGTCTCGCCGATGCCGGGCACCGTGCTGTCCCTCGCGGTGACGGAGGGTGAGATCGTGAGTGAAGGTCAGGTGCTCGGCGTCGTGGAGGCGATGAAGATGGAGCTTGCCCTCAAGGCCCCGTACGACGGCGCGGTGACGCATGTCGGGGTCGCCGTGGGAGACCAGGTTGCGCTCGGGGCGCTGCTGTTCCGGGTGGAGAACGCATGA
- a CDS encoding acyl-CoA carboxylase subunit beta yields MHPTGMRELVAELRERLAVARSGGSERARAKHEKRGKLFVRDRVDRLLDPGSPFLEIAPLAAYGMYGVSTGSTSDPYAVPSAGVVAGIGRVSGRECMVVANDATVKGGTYYPMTVKKHLRAQTIAAENRLPCLYLVDSGGAFLPMQDEVFPDREHFGRIFYHQAQMSAQGIPQVAAVMGSCTAGGAYVPAMSDETVIVRDQGTIFLGGPPLVKAATGEVVTAEELGGGEVHARRSGVVDHLADDDAHALAIVRSIVATFERRTPPSLERTEVVEPLEDPETLYDVVPTDSRTPYDVRDVIRRVVDGSTFHEFKPLYGETLVCAFARIWGFPVAIVANNGILFSESSLKGAHFIELANQRGVPLVFLQNITGFMVGREYENGGIAKDGAKLVTAVASSVVPRFTVVIGGSYGAGNYGMSGRAYDPRFLWMWPNAKISVMGGEQAASVLATVRGFDSPDDEEAFKAPIRAQYEAQGSAYYSTARLWDDGIIDPADTRRVLGMALQASSNAPIPEPHYGIFRM; encoded by the coding sequence ATGCACCCCACCGGCATGCGTGAGCTCGTCGCCGAGCTCCGCGAACGCCTCGCCGTCGCGCGCTCGGGCGGCTCCGAACGCGCCCGCGCGAAGCACGAGAAGCGCGGCAAGCTCTTCGTCCGCGACCGCGTCGACCGTCTCCTCGACCCCGGCTCGCCGTTCCTCGAGATCGCGCCGCTCGCGGCGTACGGGATGTACGGGGTTTCGACAGGCTCAACCAGCGACCCGTACGCCGTCCCGAGCGCGGGCGTCGTCGCCGGCATCGGCCGTGTGTCCGGTCGCGAGTGCATGGTCGTCGCGAACGACGCGACCGTCAAGGGCGGCACGTACTACCCGATGACGGTCAAGAAGCACCTCCGCGCGCAGACGATCGCCGCCGAGAACCGCCTCCCCTGTCTCTATCTCGTCGACTCCGGCGGCGCGTTCCTGCCGATGCAGGACGAGGTGTTCCCCGACCGCGAGCACTTCGGGCGCATTTTCTACCACCAGGCGCAGATGTCCGCGCAGGGCATCCCGCAGGTCGCGGCCGTGATGGGCTCGTGCACCGCCGGCGGGGCGTACGTCCCGGCGATGAGCGACGAGACCGTCATCGTGCGCGACCAGGGCACGATCTTCCTCGGCGGCCCGCCGCTGGTGAAGGCGGCGACGGGCGAGGTGGTCACGGCCGAGGAGCTCGGTGGCGGCGAGGTGCACGCGCGCCGCTCCGGTGTCGTCGACCACCTCGCCGACGACGACGCGCACGCGCTGGCGATCGTGCGCAGCATCGTCGCGACCTTCGAGCGCCGCACCCCGCCGAGCCTCGAGCGCACGGAGGTCGTCGAGCCGCTGGAGGACCCCGAGACCCTGTACGACGTGGTGCCGACCGACTCGCGCACCCCGTACGACGTGCGTGACGTGATCCGGCGCGTGGTCGACGGCTCGACGTTCCACGAGTTCAAGCCGCTGTACGGCGAGACGCTCGTGTGCGCGTTCGCCCGGATCTGGGGCTTCCCGGTCGCGATCGTCGCCAACAACGGCATCCTCTTCTCGGAGTCGTCGCTCAAGGGTGCGCACTTCATCGAGCTGGCGAACCAGCGCGGGGTGCCGCTCGTCTTCCTCCAGAACATCACCGGGTTCATGGTTGGGCGCGAGTACGAGAACGGCGGGATCGCCAAGGACGGCGCCAAGCTCGTCACTGCGGTCGCGTCGTCGGTCGTGCCACGGTTCACGGTCGTGATCGGCGGCTCGTACGGGGCCGGCAACTACGGCATGTCCGGGCGCGCGTACGACCCGCGCTTCCTGTGGATGTGGCCCAACGCCAAGATCTCGGTGATGGGTGGCGAGCAGGCCGCATCGGTTCTCGCGACGGTGCGCGGCTTCGACTCGCCCGACGACGAAGAGGCGTTCAAGGCGCCGATCCGGGCGCAGTACGAGGCGCAGGGCTCGGCGTACTACTCGACCGCGCGTCTGTGGGACGACGGCATCATCGACCCCGCTGACACGCGGCGCGTGCTTGGCATGGCGCTGCAGGCGTCGTCGAACGCGCCGATCCCTGAACCCCACTACGGCATCTTCCGGATGTGA